AACTGAGAATTTCCCCTTCACCCAACCTATAACCAACCAATAAAAACGTCACCGCgaccttctccccctctctcgcaaTAATAACAAACAAAAGTCCCAAAGAAATCAATCCGAAGCTCCGGCTGATGGCGGCATGTGCAGCGGCTTACCCGGGACTGGGAGGGGAAAGGGGACGAAAATATCTTGCCCGGGGTGGCACGTAGGCGGGCGGCATGGCTCCCGCGCGGCAGCCATTGATGGCCGCACGCGCAGGGCAGGTGGCGGGCAGGCGGCCATGACCACGGTGGGGTGGGCCGATGGCTGGCGTTCACGTCAGCAGAGCTTCGCCTTCGCCACGAAGGAAAAGAAAAGAGGGCGCCGGAGGCAGGCCGAACCTACCGCCTCCGCACGCGAATTCAATGCGCCGGTCACGAGTTGGTTGGCGCCATAAAGTCTCCCCCTTTCCCATCCCCCTCTCCTCTTCTTTGCTGccgtccctccctctctctcttcctgcTTCGTCCTCGTCGGTTGCATCTcctcctcggcccgatccagctcCGCCGACCGACTGCTGTTGTTCTCTCTGTCTTCTCGGTGCGTGCGTGGGTGATCCAAGggagtgaagggggagcggggagtGGAGAGTTAGGGGGGCGGATGGATCCGTCGGGCGCGTTCGCGCGGAGCTCGAGCAATGTGTCGCTGGCGTCACTGGTGAGGAGCGGGAGCGGCCgcgggaggggcggcgccggcggcagCCGGAGGATGGTGCGCCGGGTGCTCCGCGGCGTCATCACCTTCATCTTCGCCATCGGTACGGACGCTCCCCCTTCCTCTGCTTTGCTTACACTGCCTCGAATCTCGATTTCTTCGGATATCTTCAATTAGAGAGATAATTTTCTTGTGAAGTACGTACACCCTAGCTTCAAGCTCCAGTTCATCCTGGCGAACTTCTAAGGGAAACAAAGGGGATATTTTGATGGTCTAGTCTGAACAGGGGGTTCCTGCTCATGTGTGTACGGAGAGCAGGATCCCAGCGGCGCTCTCCCAATCTTGGCTCACAGTTTCTATTTCTACTTCATTTCTAAATCTCTGCTTGCAATCATTTGTCAGTAGTAACAGATTCTTGAGTTGCAAAACCAGAGTTTGGCTTCCACTGCTGAAAAGCAATTTTTTTGCTTCCAGCGATTCATTCAGGCCTCGCAACCTTTGCAGCGTGTTCCCCCTAAATTAAGCGTGTGGTCTTTGTGCAATTTGGGCTGATCTGCTTCACATACCGTGCAATCTTGCTCTTATGCACGCACTCTGCTTTTGAGAAACTCTGTACAGACTACAGACTCATGTTCTGAACATTTGACATATGTGTATCTCTGTTCTTGTGCAGCCGGCCTGTTCCTGGGAGCCGTCACCGGCGGGCTGATCGGACTGGCCACCGAGAGCGGCCTCTTCCGCGGCACCGGCATCGGCGCCATCACTGGGGCGCTCGTGTCCATCGAGGTCGTCGACTCCTCCATCCGCCTCTGGCGCTCCCGCCGGTCCGGGATCTGGAGCATCTTGTACGTGGTAAGCACCAGATATGAGTTTCTTGATTCAGTCCTTGGTTGGCAGCAAGTAGCTACGAGCAGGACAGCAACTTCACAACTGACACGCTTGCTTGCTTGCCTGCACTTCCTTTGTTTGTCAATGTATCCTGACTATCAGTGCGTGTTGCTTGATTTACATGGACTAATTGTTGCTCTCACCATTAAAAAAATGTTTCTGTTGAATGTTCATCCCCTAGTCAAACCATCTCTTTCTTCCTTCTTTTTCTGAAATAATGTTAAATTATAATTTACAAGTGACTTGGGGGTGTATTCTTGCTCATATATCCTTATCCTCCTCAGCATGATGCTGTAAGCAATTCCGCTGAGATTGCAACCTGAATAATGAACATATCATCTGATGCTTCATAACTTTGGTAAACTTGTCTGAAACATTCTGGTCTGATTGAGGCTAACGCAAATATTTTAACCACTGGGCAATGCAGCTTAATGTGATCTACAGCCTCCTGACGGGCAGGCTCGTCCGCGAGAAGGTTGATCCGGCAGTGCAGCGGGTGGTCCGCAGCCAGGTCGGTTGATCATTTGCAACTCTGCATCAGGCATGCATGGTTTGATCCAAAGCTGCTGTATGAAACAAGTTGCTAAATATTGTTGACAAATGTCCTGCTTGTTTTTCTGGACATACAGATGAATGCAGTGGACTCATCACAGTTCAGGGAGGCCCCTGACCTCTTCGAGATCGAGGGAACCAACGGGATGCCGAGGGCGTCCATCGACAAACTGCCCGAGGGAATCATCACCGAGGAGTATAACCGGAATGCCGTCGGTGACCTCTCTGGGTGCTCAGTATGCCTGCAGGTATGAAAACAACACGACTATATCCCCTAATAGCACGAACTCTGATTAATTGGTCACCATATCATTGCAGATTGCACTATGTGAAGTGAACATTCTGAATTTCTGCTCATTCATCTAGTCATTTACGTATTTGATTTCTTCTTAGTCTGAATTTCTTTTGGTCTTTTGGTCCGTCTGTCTGTAAACATTCTGAATTTCTGCCCTGTTGCTCATTCTGCTGTCATATAGTTTTCTTTTGATCTTTTTGGTCTGTCTGAACTCAGAAACCCTCACATACCTTAAAACATAAACCGCTCAGCTCTTTCTGTAACATGAACATTCTGTTCATACTCTCGAGCTCATTGTTTCTTTAGCTTGTCGGTTGTTATTTCTCAGTGATGGAAATTTTTTATCTCAACTTTCTGTTCATGTTGGTGGTGGTTTTCAGGATTTCCAGATTGGGGAGAAGGTGCGGAGCTTGCCCGATTGCCTGCACGTGTTCCACGTGCCGTGCATCGACGGTTGGCTGATCAAGCACGGATCGTGCCCGCTCTGCAGGAGGAAGCTctagatcatcatcatcaccatcatccacGACCGACGACGACGACCGACGAGGAACTTCTGAAATTCTGTCTGCTGCTATTAGGAAGGAGGTCTTGCTCTGCTTGCTGCTTTGCATGCTGTGTGTGCGCGCGCTATGCctgtgttgctgttgctgctgttagGAGGCTGACATATCTATAGAACGAACCCTAAATTTATAGAGCTCTTTTTTTTTTGCCTTCTTTTCTTTTTGCATTTTGATTTTTGATCTCTCTCTTCTCCCGGTGGATGTAATATAGTAGTACGTACGACCACCGGAACAAAAAAAGCACTGGACCGGCTTGCGCTTCGTTGTTGTTCTCCGGACTGATGAACTCCTCAAATCATCATGTAATGTTATATATATCACACTGCTATTGTACAATATCTTGCGTGCATGGGCTTCGCGGAATGTTGATCTACTCAAAAGATTGATTCGTAGGGCAGAAATGGCGAAGAGCGTCGTATATTGAAATTTTGGAGTCCCAGCTCTCTAGTGAGTACTAACAACTTGAACTGGTTTGCGCGGCGCAATGGATGCCAAAGTTCTTGATCTGAACTCAGAACAGTAGCTAGCTTACCTTGAGAAACAACGTCCAGGGTATGAGGGTGAAATCAACAGCTTGAAATGCATTCGGATGAACATCATATCTTGAGAAGCTCAAGCTTTACATCTCCTACTTAGATTGTAGTGAAAAATTGAAGTGGTTCTTCGCAATGTGTACCTACTCCAGCCGCCGC
This portion of the Triticum dicoccoides isolate Atlit2015 ecotype Zavitan chromosome 7A, WEW_v2.0, whole genome shotgun sequence genome encodes:
- the LOC119330279 gene encoding NEP1-interacting protein 1-like, with the protein product MDPSGAFARSSSNVSLASLVRSGSGRGRGGAGGSRRMVRRVLRGVITFIFAIAGLFLGAVTGGLIGLATESGLFRGTGIGAITGALVSIEVVDSSIRLWRSRRSGIWSILYVLNVIYSLLTGRLVREKVDPAVQRVVRSQMNAVDSSQFREAPDLFEIEGTNGMPRASIDKLPEGIITEEYNRNAVGDLSGCSVCLQDFQIGEKVRSLPDCLHVFHVPCIDGWLIKHGSCPLCRRKL